The proteins below are encoded in one region of Sminthopsis crassicaudata isolate SCR6 chromosome 1, ASM4859323v1, whole genome shotgun sequence:
- the CCN4 gene encoding CCN family member 4 isoform X1 — MPQTSVPVEDTSLRPQFCKWPCECPPTPPRCPPGISLITDGCECCKMCAQQLGDNCTEAAICDPHRGLYCDYSGDRPRYAIGVCAQMVGVGCVLDGVRYRNGQSFQPNCKFNCTCINGAVGCIPLCTNSRPPRLWCPNPKRIKMAGRCCEQWICDDSKKPRKTLPRHISPSASEGNTESWQKNCIVHTSSWSPCSKSCGMGISTRISNNNEQCRLSKESRLCNLRPCEVNITQHIKPGKKCLAVYQPELPMNLTISGCVSTNSYRPKYCGSCTDNRCCTPYKSKTIVVHFQCPDGPSFSWKLMWINACFCNLSCRNPNDIFADLEQYHDYTEIAN; from the exons ATGCCCCAGACTTCAGTCCCTGTGGAGGACACCTCATTGCGCCCTCAGTTCTGTAAGTGGCCATGTGAATGCCCCCCAACCCCACCCCGATGCCCCCCTGGCATCAGCCTGATCACTGATGGCTGCGAGTGCTGCAAGATGTGTGCCCAGCAGCTTGGTGACAATTGCACAGAGGCAGCCATTTGTGACCCTCATCGGGGTTTGTACTGTGACTACAGTGGGGACCGTCCGAGGTACGCAATAGGAGTGTGTGCAC AAATGGTTGGTGTAGGCTGTGTCCTAGATGGGGTCAGGTACAGGAATGGCCAATCTTTCCAGCCCAATTGCAAGTTCAACTGTACTTGCATCAATGGAGCTGTGGGCTGCATTCCACTCTGCACCAACTCTCGCCCACCACGGCTCTGGTGCCCCAACCCTAAGAGGATCAAGATGGCAGGCCGATGCTGTGAGCAGTGGATCTGTGATGATTCAAAGAAACCTCGGAAGACCTTGCCACGACATATCTCTCCCTCAG CTTCTGAAGGAAACACTGAGTCATGGCAAAAGAACTGTATTGTCCACACATCTTCCTGGAGCCCCTGTTCTAAAAGCTGTGGGATGGGAATCTCTACCAGAATTTCCAACAACAATGAGCAATGTCGCCTGTCAAAGGAGAGTCGCCTATGTAACCTGAGACCCTGTGAGGTGAACATCACCCAGCACATCAAG CCAGGGAAGAAGTGCTTGGCTGTATATCAACCAGAGCTTCCAATGAACTTAACCATCTCTGGCTGCGTGAGCACCAACAGCTACAGGCCCAAATACTGTGGAAGCTGCACAGATAATAGATGCTGCACCCCTTACAAGTCCAAGACCATTGTTGTGCATTTCCAGTGTCCTGATGGCCCAAGCTTCTCTTGGAAACTTATGTGGATCAATGCCTGCTTTTGCAACCTGAGCTGTAGAAATCCCAACGACATTTTTGCAGACCTAGAACAGTACCATGATTACACAGAAATAGCCAACTAG
- the CCN4 gene encoding CCN family member 4 isoform X2, whose amino-acid sequence MAASAARCVPSSLVTIAQRQPFVTLIGVCTVTTVGTVREMVGVGCVLDGVRYRNGQSFQPNCKFNCTCINGAVGCIPLCTNSRPPRLWCPNPKRIKMAGRCCEQWICDDSKKPRKTLPRHISPSASEGNTESWQKNCIVHTSSWSPCSKSCGMGISTRISNNNEQCRLSKESRLCNLRPCEVNITQHIKPGKKCLAVYQPELPMNLTISGCVSTNSYRPKYCGSCTDNRCCTPYKSKTIVVHFQCPDGPSFSWKLMWINACFCNLSCRNPNDIFADLEQYHDYTEIAN is encoded by the exons ATGGCTGCGAGTGCTGCAAGATGTGTGCCCAGCAGCTTGGTGACAATTGCACAGAGGCAGCCATTTGTGACCCTCATCGGGGTTTGTACTGTGACTACAGTGGGGACCGTCCGAG AAATGGTTGGTGTAGGCTGTGTCCTAGATGGGGTCAGGTACAGGAATGGCCAATCTTTCCAGCCCAATTGCAAGTTCAACTGTACTTGCATCAATGGAGCTGTGGGCTGCATTCCACTCTGCACCAACTCTCGCCCACCACGGCTCTGGTGCCCCAACCCTAAGAGGATCAAGATGGCAGGCCGATGCTGTGAGCAGTGGATCTGTGATGATTCAAAGAAACCTCGGAAGACCTTGCCACGACATATCTCTCCCTCAG CTTCTGAAGGAAACACTGAGTCATGGCAAAAGAACTGTATTGTCCACACATCTTCCTGGAGCCCCTGTTCTAAAAGCTGTGGGATGGGAATCTCTACCAGAATTTCCAACAACAATGAGCAATGTCGCCTGTCAAAGGAGAGTCGCCTATGTAACCTGAGACCCTGTGAGGTGAACATCACCCAGCACATCAAG CCAGGGAAGAAGTGCTTGGCTGTATATCAACCAGAGCTTCCAATGAACTTAACCATCTCTGGCTGCGTGAGCACCAACAGCTACAGGCCCAAATACTGTGGAAGCTGCACAGATAATAGATGCTGCACCCCTTACAAGTCCAAGACCATTGTTGTGCATTTCCAGTGTCCTGATGGCCCAAGCTTCTCTTGGAAACTTATGTGGATCAATGCCTGCTTTTGCAACCTGAGCTGTAGAAATCCCAACGACATTTTTGCAGACCTAGAACAGTACCATGATTACACAGAAATAGCCAACTAG